In Equus przewalskii isolate Varuska chromosome 15, EquPr2, whole genome shotgun sequence, a single genomic region encodes these proteins:
- the PPM1M gene encoding protein phosphatase 1M isoform X10, with protein sequence MRGALDCSSGNNQKTMNRAVRILRIINAEKSEFNEDQASCGKLCIRRCEFGAEEDQEWLTLCPEEFLTGHYWALFDGHGGPAAAILAANTLHSCLRRQLEAVVEGMVAAQPPMHLSGHCICPSDPQFVEEKGIRAEDLVIGALESAFQECDEVIGRELEASGQVGGCTALVAVSLQGKLYVANAGDSRAILVRRDEVRPLSSEFTPETERQRIQQLAFVYPELLAGEFTRLEFPRRLKGDDLGQKVLFRDHHMSGWGYKCVEKSDLKYPLIHGQGRQARLLGTLAVSRGLGDHQLRVLDTDIQLKPFLLSVPQVTVLDVDQLELQEEDVVVMATDGLWDVLSNEQVARLVRSFLPGNREDPHRFSELAKMLIHSTQGKDGSPTGEGQVSYDDVSVFVIPLHSHGQGSSGH encoded by the exons GATCATCAATGCAGAGAAATCTGAGTTCAATGAGGATCAGGCCTCCTGTGGGAAGCTGTGCATCCGGCGATGTGAGTTTGGGGCTGAAGAGGACCAAGAGTGGCTGACCTTGTGCCCAGAGGAG TTCCTGACGGGTCATTACTGGGCATTGTTTGATGGGCACGGCGGTCCAGCTGCAGCCATCTTGGCTGCCAACACCCTGCACTCCTGCCTGCGCCGGCAGCTGGAGGCCGTGGTAGAGGGAATGGTAGCCGCTCAGCCCCCCATGCACCTCAGCGGCCACTGCATCTGCCCCAGTGACCCCCAGTTTGTGGAGGAAAAAGGCATTAGGGCAGAAGACTTGGTGATCGGGGCTCTGGAGAGCGCCTTCCAGGAGTGT GATGAGGTGATCGGGCGGGAGCTGGAGGCCTCAGGCCAGGTGGGCGGCTGCACAGCCCTGGTGGCTGTGTCCCTGCAGGGAAAGCTGTACGTGGCCAATGCCGGGGATAGCAG GGCCATCTTGGTGCGAAGAGATGAGGTACGACCCCTGAGCTCTGAGTTCACCCCGGAGACAGAGCGGCAGCGGATCCAGCAGCTG GCCTTTGTCTACCCTGAGCTTCTGGCTGGTGAGTTTACCCGACTGGAGTTCCCTCGGCGGCTAAAGGGAGATGACTTGGGACAGAAGGTTTTGTTCAGGGATCACCACATGAGCGGCTG GGGCTACAAGTGCGTGGAGAAGTCGGATCTCAAGTACCCGCTGATCCACGGACAGGGTAGGCAG GCTCGGTTACTGGGAACACTGGCCGTCTCCCGGGGCCTGGGAGACCATCAACTCAGAGtcctggacacagacattcagCTCAAGCCCTTCTTGCTCTCTGTCCCACAG GTGACTGTACTGGATGTGGACCAGctggagctgcaggaggaggaTGTGGTTGTTATGGCAACTGATGGGCTCTGGGATGTCCTGTCCAATGAGCAGGTGGCACGGCTGGTGCGGAGCTTCCTCCCTGGCAACCGAGAGGACCCACACAG GTTCTCGGAGCTGGCCAAAATGTTGATACACAGCACACAGGGGAAGGACGGCAGTCCCACAGGGGAAGGACAGGTGTCCTACGACGACGTCTCTGTGTTCGTGATTCCCTTGCACAGCCACGGCCAAGGGAGCAGTGGCCACTGA
- the PPM1M gene encoding protein phosphatase 1M isoform X12, protein MRGALDCSSGNNQKTMNRAVRILRIINAEKSEFNEDQASCGKLCIRRCEFGAEEDQEWLTLCPEEDEVIGRELEASGQVGGCTALVAVSLQGKLYVANAGDSRAILVRRDEVRPLSSEFTPETERQRIQQLAFVYPELLAGEFTRLEFPRRLKGDDLGQKVLFRDHHMSGWGYKCVEKSDLKYPLIHGQGRQARLLGTLAVSRGLGDHQLRVLDTDIQLKPFLLSVPQVTVLDVDQLELQEEDVVVMATDGLWDVLSNEQVARLVRSFLPGNREDPHRFSELAKMLIHSTQGKDGSPTGEGQVSYDDVSVFVIPLHSHGQGSSGH, encoded by the exons GATCATCAATGCAGAGAAATCTGAGTTCAATGAGGATCAGGCCTCCTGTGGGAAGCTGTGCATCCGGCGATGTGAGTTTGGGGCTGAAGAGGACCAAGAGTGGCTGACCTTGTGCCCAGAGGAG GATGAGGTGATCGGGCGGGAGCTGGAGGCCTCAGGCCAGGTGGGCGGCTGCACAGCCCTGGTGGCTGTGTCCCTGCAGGGAAAGCTGTACGTGGCCAATGCCGGGGATAGCAG GGCCATCTTGGTGCGAAGAGATGAGGTACGACCCCTGAGCTCTGAGTTCACCCCGGAGACAGAGCGGCAGCGGATCCAGCAGCTG GCCTTTGTCTACCCTGAGCTTCTGGCTGGTGAGTTTACCCGACTGGAGTTCCCTCGGCGGCTAAAGGGAGATGACTTGGGACAGAAGGTTTTGTTCAGGGATCACCACATGAGCGGCTG GGGCTACAAGTGCGTGGAGAAGTCGGATCTCAAGTACCCGCTGATCCACGGACAGGGTAGGCAG GCTCGGTTACTGGGAACACTGGCCGTCTCCCGGGGCCTGGGAGACCATCAACTCAGAGtcctggacacagacattcagCTCAAGCCCTTCTTGCTCTCTGTCCCACAG GTGACTGTACTGGATGTGGACCAGctggagctgcaggaggaggaTGTGGTTGTTATGGCAACTGATGGGCTCTGGGATGTCCTGTCCAATGAGCAGGTGGCACGGCTGGTGCGGAGCTTCCTCCCTGGCAACCGAGAGGACCCACACAG GTTCTCGGAGCTGGCCAAAATGTTGATACACAGCACACAGGGGAAGGACGGCAGTCCCACAGGGGAAGGACAGGTGTCCTACGACGACGTCTCTGTGTTCGTGATTCCCTTGCACAGCCACGGCCAAGGGAGCAGTGGCCACTGA
- the PPM1M gene encoding protein phosphatase 1M isoform X8, producing MRGALDCSSGNNQKTMNRAVRILRIINAEKSEFNEDQASCGKLCIRRCEFGAEEDQEWLTLCPEEFLTGHYWALFDGHGGPAAAILAANTLHSCLRRQLEAVVEGMVAAQPPMHLSGHCICPSDPQFVEEKGIRAEDLVIGALESAFQECDEVIGRELEASGQVGGCTALVAVSLQGKLYVANAGDSRAILVRRDEVRPLSSEFTPETERQRIQQLAFVYPELLAGEFTRLEFPRRLKGDDLGQKVLFRDHHMSGWGYKCVEKSDLKYPLIHGQGRQVSEWPLPRIPLKLPPTESKAPKGCSLPLCALLVHLLGLSAVSSHLPCPQARLLGTLAVSRGLGDHQLRVLDTDIQLKPFLLSVPQVTVLDVDQLELQEEDVVVMATDGLWDVLSNEQVARLVRSFLPGNREDPHRFSELAKMLIHSTQGKDGSPTGEGQVSYDDVSVFVIPLHSHGQGSSGH from the exons GATCATCAATGCAGAGAAATCTGAGTTCAATGAGGATCAGGCCTCCTGTGGGAAGCTGTGCATCCGGCGATGTGAGTTTGGGGCTGAAGAGGACCAAGAGTGGCTGACCTTGTGCCCAGAGGAG TTCCTGACGGGTCATTACTGGGCATTGTTTGATGGGCACGGCGGTCCAGCTGCAGCCATCTTGGCTGCCAACACCCTGCACTCCTGCCTGCGCCGGCAGCTGGAGGCCGTGGTAGAGGGAATGGTAGCCGCTCAGCCCCCCATGCACCTCAGCGGCCACTGCATCTGCCCCAGTGACCCCCAGTTTGTGGAGGAAAAAGGCATTAGGGCAGAAGACTTGGTGATCGGGGCTCTGGAGAGCGCCTTCCAGGAGTGT GATGAGGTGATCGGGCGGGAGCTGGAGGCCTCAGGCCAGGTGGGCGGCTGCACAGCCCTGGTGGCTGTGTCCCTGCAGGGAAAGCTGTACGTGGCCAATGCCGGGGATAGCAG GGCCATCTTGGTGCGAAGAGATGAGGTACGACCCCTGAGCTCTGAGTTCACCCCGGAGACAGAGCGGCAGCGGATCCAGCAGCTG GCCTTTGTCTACCCTGAGCTTCTGGCTGGTGAGTTTACCCGACTGGAGTTCCCTCGGCGGCTAAAGGGAGATGACTTGGGACAGAAGGTTTTGTTCAGGGATCACCACATGAGCGGCTG GGGCTACAAGTGCGTGGAGAAGTCGGATCTCAAGTACCCGCTGATCCACGGACAGGGTAGGCAGGTCAGTGAATGGCCCCTACCAAGAATCCCTCTTAAATTGCCTCCTACAGAG TCCAAGGCTCCCAAGGGCTGCAGTCTACCTCTGTGTGCTTTACTTGTGCATTTGCTGGGACTGTCTGCTGTCAGCTCACACCTCCCTTGTCCCCAGGCTCGGTTACTGGGAACACTGGCCGTCTCCCGGGGCCTGGGAGACCATCAACTCAGAGtcctggacacagacattcagCTCAAGCCCTTCTTGCTCTCTGTCCCACAG GTGACTGTACTGGATGTGGACCAGctggagctgcaggaggaggaTGTGGTTGTTATGGCAACTGATGGGCTCTGGGATGTCCTGTCCAATGAGCAGGTGGCACGGCTGGTGCGGAGCTTCCTCCCTGGCAACCGAGAGGACCCACACAG GTTCTCGGAGCTGGCCAAAATGTTGATACACAGCACACAGGGGAAGGACGGCAGTCCCACAGGGGAAGGACAGGTGTCCTACGACGACGTCTCTGTGTTCGTGATTCCCTTGCACAGCCACGGCCAAGGGAGCAGTGGCCACTGA
- the PPM1M gene encoding protein phosphatase 1M isoform X7: MSAGWFRRRFLPGGLLSAPGPSRPRASPVPYRRPRFLRGSGSGPGPADASRRPDARPVRSPARGRALPWNAGYAEIINAEKSEFNEDQASCGKLCIRRCEFGAEEDQEWLTLCPEEFLTGHYWALFDGHGGPAAAILAANTLHSCLRRQLEAVVEGMVAAQPPMHLSGHCICPSDPQFVEEKGIRAEDLVIGALESAFQECDEVIGRELEASGQVGGCTALVAVSLQGKLYVANAGDSRAILVRRDEVRPLSSEFTPETERQRIQQLAFVYPELLAGEFTRLEFPRRLKGDDLGQKVLFRDHHMSGWGYKCVEKSDLKYPLIHGQGRQARLLGTLAVSRGLGDHQLRVLDTDIQLKPFLLSVPQVTVLDVDQLELQEEDVVVMATDGLWDVLSNEQVARLVRSFLPGNREDPHRFSELAKMLIHSTQGKDGSPTGEGQVSYDDVSVFVIPLHSHGQGSSGH, translated from the exons ATGTCCGCCGGCTGGTTCCGGCGCCGCTTCCTGCCTGGGGGTCTGCTCTCCGCGCCCGGGCCGTCCAGGCCGCGCGCTAGCCCCGTGCCCTACCGGCGGCCTCGCTTCCTGCGCGGCTCCGGCTCAGGCCCCGGCCCTGCCGACGCCTCCCGCCGCCCGGACGCCCGGCCCGTGCGCAGCCCAGCACGGGGCCGCGCGCTGCCTTGGAACGCAGGCTACGCCGA GATCATCAATGCAGAGAAATCTGAGTTCAATGAGGATCAGGCCTCCTGTGGGAAGCTGTGCATCCGGCGATGTGAGTTTGGGGCTGAAGAGGACCAAGAGTGGCTGACCTTGTGCCCAGAGGAG TTCCTGACGGGTCATTACTGGGCATTGTTTGATGGGCACGGCGGTCCAGCTGCAGCCATCTTGGCTGCCAACACCCTGCACTCCTGCCTGCGCCGGCAGCTGGAGGCCGTGGTAGAGGGAATGGTAGCCGCTCAGCCCCCCATGCACCTCAGCGGCCACTGCATCTGCCCCAGTGACCCCCAGTTTGTGGAGGAAAAAGGCATTAGGGCAGAAGACTTGGTGATCGGGGCTCTGGAGAGCGCCTTCCAGGAGTGT GATGAGGTGATCGGGCGGGAGCTGGAGGCCTCAGGCCAGGTGGGCGGCTGCACAGCCCTGGTGGCTGTGTCCCTGCAGGGAAAGCTGTACGTGGCCAATGCCGGGGATAGCAG GGCCATCTTGGTGCGAAGAGATGAGGTACGACCCCTGAGCTCTGAGTTCACCCCGGAGACAGAGCGGCAGCGGATCCAGCAGCTG GCCTTTGTCTACCCTGAGCTTCTGGCTGGTGAGTTTACCCGACTGGAGTTCCCTCGGCGGCTAAAGGGAGATGACTTGGGACAGAAGGTTTTGTTCAGGGATCACCACATGAGCGGCTG GGGCTACAAGTGCGTGGAGAAGTCGGATCTCAAGTACCCGCTGATCCACGGACAGGGTAGGCAG GCTCGGTTACTGGGAACACTGGCCGTCTCCCGGGGCCTGGGAGACCATCAACTCAGAGtcctggacacagacattcagCTCAAGCCCTTCTTGCTCTCTGTCCCACAG GTGACTGTACTGGATGTGGACCAGctggagctgcaggaggaggaTGTGGTTGTTATGGCAACTGATGGGCTCTGGGATGTCCTGTCCAATGAGCAGGTGGCACGGCTGGTGCGGAGCTTCCTCCCTGGCAACCGAGAGGACCCACACAG GTTCTCGGAGCTGGCCAAAATGTTGATACACAGCACACAGGGGAAGGACGGCAGTCCCACAGGGGAAGGACAGGTGTCCTACGACGACGTCTCTGTGTTCGTGATTCCCTTGCACAGCCACGGCCAAGGGAGCAGTGGCCACTGA
- the PPM1M gene encoding protein phosphatase 1M isoform X4 translates to MSAGWFRRRFLPGGLLSAPGPSRPRASPVPYRRPRFLRGSGSGPGPADASRRPDARPVRSPARGRALPWNAGYAEIINAEKSEFNEDQASCGKLCIRRCEFGAEEDQEWLTLCPEEFLTGHYWALFDGHGGPAAAILAANTLHSCLRRQLEAVVEGMVAAQPPMHLSGHCICPSDPQFVEEKGIRAEDLVIGALESAFQECDEVIGRELEASGQVGGCTALVAVSLQGKLYVANAGDSRAILVRRDEVRPLSSEFTPETERQRIQQLAFVYPELLAGEFTRLEFPRRLKGDDLGQKVLFRDHHMSGWGYKCVEKSDLKYPLIHGQGRQVSEWPLPRIPLKLPPTESKAPKGCSLPLCALLVHLLGLSAVSSHLPCPQARLLGTLAVSRGLGDHQLRVLDTDIQLKPFLLSVPQVTVLDVDQLELQEEDVVVMATDGLWDVLSNEQVARLVRSFLPGNREDPHRFSELAKMLIHSTQGKDGSPTGEGQVSYDDVSVFVIPLHSHGQGSSGH, encoded by the exons ATGTCCGCCGGCTGGTTCCGGCGCCGCTTCCTGCCTGGGGGTCTGCTCTCCGCGCCCGGGCCGTCCAGGCCGCGCGCTAGCCCCGTGCCCTACCGGCGGCCTCGCTTCCTGCGCGGCTCCGGCTCAGGCCCCGGCCCTGCCGACGCCTCCCGCCGCCCGGACGCCCGGCCCGTGCGCAGCCCAGCACGGGGCCGCGCGCTGCCTTGGAACGCAGGCTACGCCGA GATCATCAATGCAGAGAAATCTGAGTTCAATGAGGATCAGGCCTCCTGTGGGAAGCTGTGCATCCGGCGATGTGAGTTTGGGGCTGAAGAGGACCAAGAGTGGCTGACCTTGTGCCCAGAGGAG TTCCTGACGGGTCATTACTGGGCATTGTTTGATGGGCACGGCGGTCCAGCTGCAGCCATCTTGGCTGCCAACACCCTGCACTCCTGCCTGCGCCGGCAGCTGGAGGCCGTGGTAGAGGGAATGGTAGCCGCTCAGCCCCCCATGCACCTCAGCGGCCACTGCATCTGCCCCAGTGACCCCCAGTTTGTGGAGGAAAAAGGCATTAGGGCAGAAGACTTGGTGATCGGGGCTCTGGAGAGCGCCTTCCAGGAGTGT GATGAGGTGATCGGGCGGGAGCTGGAGGCCTCAGGCCAGGTGGGCGGCTGCACAGCCCTGGTGGCTGTGTCCCTGCAGGGAAAGCTGTACGTGGCCAATGCCGGGGATAGCAG GGCCATCTTGGTGCGAAGAGATGAGGTACGACCCCTGAGCTCTGAGTTCACCCCGGAGACAGAGCGGCAGCGGATCCAGCAGCTG GCCTTTGTCTACCCTGAGCTTCTGGCTGGTGAGTTTACCCGACTGGAGTTCCCTCGGCGGCTAAAGGGAGATGACTTGGGACAGAAGGTTTTGTTCAGGGATCACCACATGAGCGGCTG GGGCTACAAGTGCGTGGAGAAGTCGGATCTCAAGTACCCGCTGATCCACGGACAGGGTAGGCAGGTCAGTGAATGGCCCCTACCAAGAATCCCTCTTAAATTGCCTCCTACAGAG TCCAAGGCTCCCAAGGGCTGCAGTCTACCTCTGTGTGCTTTACTTGTGCATTTGCTGGGACTGTCTGCTGTCAGCTCACACCTCCCTTGTCCCCAGGCTCGGTTACTGGGAACACTGGCCGTCTCCCGGGGCCTGGGAGACCATCAACTCAGAGtcctggacacagacattcagCTCAAGCCCTTCTTGCTCTCTGTCCCACAG GTGACTGTACTGGATGTGGACCAGctggagctgcaggaggaggaTGTGGTTGTTATGGCAACTGATGGGCTCTGGGATGTCCTGTCCAATGAGCAGGTGGCACGGCTGGTGCGGAGCTTCCTCCCTGGCAACCGAGAGGACCCACACAG GTTCTCGGAGCTGGCCAAAATGTTGATACACAGCACACAGGGGAAGGACGGCAGTCCCACAGGGGAAGGACAGGTGTCCTACGACGACGTCTCTGTGTTCGTGATTCCCTTGCACAGCCACGGCCAAGGGAGCAGTGGCCACTGA
- the PPM1M gene encoding protein phosphatase 1M isoform X9, translating to MRGALDCSSGNNQKTMNRAVRILRIINAEKSEFNEDQASCGKLCIRRCEFGAEEDQEWLTLCPEEFLTGHYWALFDGHGGPAAAILAANTLHSCLRRQLEAVVEGMVAAQPPMHLSGHCICPSDPQFVEEKGIRAEDLVIGALESAFQECDEVIGRELEASGQVGGCTALVAVSLQGKLYVANAGDSRAILVRRDEVRPLSSEFTPETERQRIQQLAFVYPELLAGEFTRLEFPRRLKGDDLGQKVLFRDHHMSGWGYKCVEKSDLKYPLIHGQGRQVSEWPLPRIPLKLPPTEARLLGTLAVSRGLGDHQLRVLDTDIQLKPFLLSVPQVTVLDVDQLELQEEDVVVMATDGLWDVLSNEQVARLVRSFLPGNREDPHRFSELAKMLIHSTQGKDGSPTGEGQVSYDDVSVFVIPLHSHGQGSSGH from the exons GATCATCAATGCAGAGAAATCTGAGTTCAATGAGGATCAGGCCTCCTGTGGGAAGCTGTGCATCCGGCGATGTGAGTTTGGGGCTGAAGAGGACCAAGAGTGGCTGACCTTGTGCCCAGAGGAG TTCCTGACGGGTCATTACTGGGCATTGTTTGATGGGCACGGCGGTCCAGCTGCAGCCATCTTGGCTGCCAACACCCTGCACTCCTGCCTGCGCCGGCAGCTGGAGGCCGTGGTAGAGGGAATGGTAGCCGCTCAGCCCCCCATGCACCTCAGCGGCCACTGCATCTGCCCCAGTGACCCCCAGTTTGTGGAGGAAAAAGGCATTAGGGCAGAAGACTTGGTGATCGGGGCTCTGGAGAGCGCCTTCCAGGAGTGT GATGAGGTGATCGGGCGGGAGCTGGAGGCCTCAGGCCAGGTGGGCGGCTGCACAGCCCTGGTGGCTGTGTCCCTGCAGGGAAAGCTGTACGTGGCCAATGCCGGGGATAGCAG GGCCATCTTGGTGCGAAGAGATGAGGTACGACCCCTGAGCTCTGAGTTCACCCCGGAGACAGAGCGGCAGCGGATCCAGCAGCTG GCCTTTGTCTACCCTGAGCTTCTGGCTGGTGAGTTTACCCGACTGGAGTTCCCTCGGCGGCTAAAGGGAGATGACTTGGGACAGAAGGTTTTGTTCAGGGATCACCACATGAGCGGCTG GGGCTACAAGTGCGTGGAGAAGTCGGATCTCAAGTACCCGCTGATCCACGGACAGGGTAGGCAGGTCAGTGAATGGCCCCTACCAAGAATCCCTCTTAAATTGCCTCCTACAGAG GCTCGGTTACTGGGAACACTGGCCGTCTCCCGGGGCCTGGGAGACCATCAACTCAGAGtcctggacacagacattcagCTCAAGCCCTTCTTGCTCTCTGTCCCACAG GTGACTGTACTGGATGTGGACCAGctggagctgcaggaggaggaTGTGGTTGTTATGGCAACTGATGGGCTCTGGGATGTCCTGTCCAATGAGCAGGTGGCACGGCTGGTGCGGAGCTTCCTCCCTGGCAACCGAGAGGACCCACACAG GTTCTCGGAGCTGGCCAAAATGTTGATACACAGCACACAGGGGAAGGACGGCAGTCCCACAGGGGAAGGACAGGTGTCCTACGACGACGTCTCTGTGTTCGTGATTCCCTTGCACAGCCACGGCCAAGGGAGCAGTGGCCACTGA
- the PPM1M gene encoding protein phosphatase 1M isoform X5 gives MSAGWFRRRFLPGGLLSAPGPSRPRASPVPYRRPRFLRGSGSGPGPADASRRPDARPVRSPARGRALPWNAGYAEIINAEKSEFNEDQASCGKLCIRRCEFGAEEDQEWLTLCPEEFLTGHYWALFDGHGGPAAAILAANTLHSCLRRQLEAVVEGMVAAQPPMHLSGHCICPSDPQFVEEKGIRAEDLVIGALESAFQECDEVIGRELEASGQVGGCTALVAVSLQGKLYVANAGDSRAILVRRDEVRPLSSEFTPETERQRIQQLAFVYPELLAGEFTRLEFPRRLKGDDLGQKVLFRDHHMSGWGYKCVEKSDLKYPLIHGQGRQVSEWPLPRIPLKLPPTEARLLGTLAVSRGLGDHQLRVLDTDIQLKPFLLSVPQVTVLDVDQLELQEEDVVVMATDGLWDVLSNEQVARLVRSFLPGNREDPHRFSELAKMLIHSTQGKDGSPTGEGQVSYDDVSVFVIPLHSHGQGSSGH, from the exons ATGTCCGCCGGCTGGTTCCGGCGCCGCTTCCTGCCTGGGGGTCTGCTCTCCGCGCCCGGGCCGTCCAGGCCGCGCGCTAGCCCCGTGCCCTACCGGCGGCCTCGCTTCCTGCGCGGCTCCGGCTCAGGCCCCGGCCCTGCCGACGCCTCCCGCCGCCCGGACGCCCGGCCCGTGCGCAGCCCAGCACGGGGCCGCGCGCTGCCTTGGAACGCAGGCTACGCCGA GATCATCAATGCAGAGAAATCTGAGTTCAATGAGGATCAGGCCTCCTGTGGGAAGCTGTGCATCCGGCGATGTGAGTTTGGGGCTGAAGAGGACCAAGAGTGGCTGACCTTGTGCCCAGAGGAG TTCCTGACGGGTCATTACTGGGCATTGTTTGATGGGCACGGCGGTCCAGCTGCAGCCATCTTGGCTGCCAACACCCTGCACTCCTGCCTGCGCCGGCAGCTGGAGGCCGTGGTAGAGGGAATGGTAGCCGCTCAGCCCCCCATGCACCTCAGCGGCCACTGCATCTGCCCCAGTGACCCCCAGTTTGTGGAGGAAAAAGGCATTAGGGCAGAAGACTTGGTGATCGGGGCTCTGGAGAGCGCCTTCCAGGAGTGT GATGAGGTGATCGGGCGGGAGCTGGAGGCCTCAGGCCAGGTGGGCGGCTGCACAGCCCTGGTGGCTGTGTCCCTGCAGGGAAAGCTGTACGTGGCCAATGCCGGGGATAGCAG GGCCATCTTGGTGCGAAGAGATGAGGTACGACCCCTGAGCTCTGAGTTCACCCCGGAGACAGAGCGGCAGCGGATCCAGCAGCTG GCCTTTGTCTACCCTGAGCTTCTGGCTGGTGAGTTTACCCGACTGGAGTTCCCTCGGCGGCTAAAGGGAGATGACTTGGGACAGAAGGTTTTGTTCAGGGATCACCACATGAGCGGCTG GGGCTACAAGTGCGTGGAGAAGTCGGATCTCAAGTACCCGCTGATCCACGGACAGGGTAGGCAGGTCAGTGAATGGCCCCTACCAAGAATCCCTCTTAAATTGCCTCCTACAGAG GCTCGGTTACTGGGAACACTGGCCGTCTCCCGGGGCCTGGGAGACCATCAACTCAGAGtcctggacacagacattcagCTCAAGCCCTTCTTGCTCTCTGTCCCACAG GTGACTGTACTGGATGTGGACCAGctggagctgcaggaggaggaTGTGGTTGTTATGGCAACTGATGGGCTCTGGGATGTCCTGTCCAATGAGCAGGTGGCACGGCTGGTGCGGAGCTTCCTCCCTGGCAACCGAGAGGACCCACACAG GTTCTCGGAGCTGGCCAAAATGTTGATACACAGCACACAGGGGAAGGACGGCAGTCCCACAGGGGAAGGACAGGTGTCCTACGACGACGTCTCTGTGTTCGTGATTCCCTTGCACAGCCACGGCCAAGGGAGCAGTGGCCACTGA